The Eublepharis macularius isolate TG4126 chromosome 3, MPM_Emac_v1.0, whole genome shotgun sequence genome has a window encoding:
- the MRPL57 gene encoding ribosomal protein 63, mitochondrial produces MFLTVALLRNKIPGRQWIGKHRRPRMVTYQMKCNMIRRLEIEAENEYWLSQPYMTQEQEYRHNEENRRAKRQELMAALSSKFPEHRYATEHLNHLNVSKKWETS; encoded by the coding sequence ATGTTTCTGACTGTGGCACTACTTCGAAACAAGATTCCTGGGAGACAATGGATTGGTAAACACAGACGGCCAAGGATGGTTACCTATCAAATGAAGTGCAATATGATTCGAAGGTTGGAAATTGAAGCTGAAAATGAGTATTGGCTGAGCCAGCCATACATGACACAAGAGCAGGAGTATCGGCATAATGAAGAAAATAGGCGAGCAAAGCGGCAAGAATTAATGGCTGCATTGAGTTCTAAATTTCCTGAACACAGATATGCCACAGAACATCTAAACCATCTTAATGTTTCCAAGAAATGGGAAACCTCTTAA
- the SKA3 gene encoding spindle and kinetochore-associated protein 3 isoform X1, with the protein MDLTGSFFGKLRALVVTLERQAEQLKQVFHGDETEFEDDSPMRYLHELYSEVRTLKGEVANVLVKNSEERDAIHDFIKASKILMNRNATDLEKIRELFEKYGYKPVITEEATKDEAEIDSGFAKSDQEELKNLACPENSSELDPLVRIPQLSDFGLSKYALPSTWNTAHLLPQAHVKKEEPREDFSVCLSPKAEQFCINGRDLCLEDDTAYLTEDQTIFLLNNAKKRKQANNMNGPSMVLPSKQNLVTPGQKSKVCDYDYMASPAAPTFCTPGLKVPSRKDTILPKSAESNQSDASNRTDEDTHRDHQSPKKEPKQVCAVQMTPNKSYVEEAVASVLPSNKYLECLETPAPPVISDYRNILATPPPAPEITVIPTQILQILSKYNSNVEPPRLAEKVNNEGIAAQFERMPTLGISNKENSEYCG; encoded by the exons ATGGATCTGACAGGAAGTTTCTTCGGTAAACTTCGAGCCTTAGTGGTCACTTTGGAGAGACAAGCTGAGCAGTTGAAGCAAGTTTTTCATGGAGATGAGACAG AATTTGAAGATGACTCCCCAATGAGATATTTACATGAACTGTACTCTGAAGTCAGGACACTGAAG ggtGAAGTTGCTAATGTTCTTGTTAAGAATTCTGAAGAAAGAGATGCCATACATGACTTCATAAAGGCCAGCAAAATTCTGATGAACAGAAATGCAACAGATCTTGAAAAAATAAGAGAACTTTTTGAAAAATATGGATATAAACCAGTTATTACGGAAGAag caacaAAAGATGAAGCTGAAATTGATTCTGGATTTGCCAAGTCTGATCAAGAGGAACTGAAAAATCTTGCTTGCCCTGAAAACTCTTCTGAACTTGATCCTCTGGTGCGAATTCCACAACTTTCAGATTTTGGACTTTCAAAATATGCTCTCCCCAGTACTTGGAACACAGCACACCTATTACCCCAAGCCCATGTAAAGAAAGAAGAGCCAAGAGAAGATTTTTCTGTGTGCTTATCACCCAAGGCAGAGCAGTTCTGTATTAATGGGCGTGATCTTTGTCTGGAAGATGACACGGCATATTTAACAGAAGACCAAACGATTTTCCTtcttaacaatgcaaaaaaaagaaa GCAAGCTAATAACATGAATGGACCATCAATGGTGTTGCCATCAAAACAGAACCTAGTTACACCTGGGCAAAAAAGTAAAGTGTGTG ATTATGATTATATGGCTTCACCAGCAGCACCCACTTTCTGCACACCTGGCTTGAAAGTTCCCTCCAGAAAGGACACCATTCTACCCAAATCAGCAGAGAGTAACCAGTCAGATGCATCTAATCGTACAGATGAAGATACTCATCGAGACCATCAGTCTCCGAAAAAAGAACCCAAA CAAGTGTGTGCGGTCCAGATGACACCAAATAAAAGTTACGTAGAAGAAGCTGTTGCTTCTGTCCTGCCATCAAACAAGTATCTGGAATGTCTTGAAACACCTGCTCCTCCTGTAATATCAGACTACAGAAACATACTTGCCACTCCTCCACCAGCTCCTGAAATAACTGTAATTCCAACACAAATTTTGCAG ATTTTATCCAAGTACAACTCAAATGTAGAACCACCTAGATTAGCAGAGAAGGtgaataatgaaggaattgctgCACAGTTTGAAAGAATGCCTACTCTTGGTATCAGTAACAAAGAAAACAG TGAATATTGTGGATGA
- the SKA3 gene encoding spindle and kinetochore-associated protein 3 isoform X2 has protein sequence MDLTGSFFGKLRALVVTLERQAEQLKQVFHGDETEFEDDSPMRYLHELYSEVRTLKGEVANVLVKNSEERDAIHDFIKASKILMNRNATDLEKIRELFEKYGYKPVITEEATKDEAEIDSGFAKSDQEELKNLACPENSSELDPLVRIPQLSDFGLSKYALPSTWNTAHLLPQAHVKKEEPREDFSVCLSPKAEQFCINGRDLCLEDDTAYLTEDQTIFLLNNAKKRKQANNMNGPSMVLPSKQNLVTPGQKSKVCDYDYMASPAAPTFCTPGLKVPSRKDTILPKSAESNQSDASNRTDEDTHRDHQSPKKEPKQVCAVQMTPNKSYVEEAVASVLPSNKYLECLETPAPPVISDYRNILATPPPAPEITVIPTQILQILSKYNSNVEPPRLAEKVNNEGIAAQFERMPTLGISNKENRTALI, from the exons ATGGATCTGACAGGAAGTTTCTTCGGTAAACTTCGAGCCTTAGTGGTCACTTTGGAGAGACAAGCTGAGCAGTTGAAGCAAGTTTTTCATGGAGATGAGACAG AATTTGAAGATGACTCCCCAATGAGATATTTACATGAACTGTACTCTGAAGTCAGGACACTGAAG ggtGAAGTTGCTAATGTTCTTGTTAAGAATTCTGAAGAAAGAGATGCCATACATGACTTCATAAAGGCCAGCAAAATTCTGATGAACAGAAATGCAACAGATCTTGAAAAAATAAGAGAACTTTTTGAAAAATATGGATATAAACCAGTTATTACGGAAGAag caacaAAAGATGAAGCTGAAATTGATTCTGGATTTGCCAAGTCTGATCAAGAGGAACTGAAAAATCTTGCTTGCCCTGAAAACTCTTCTGAACTTGATCCTCTGGTGCGAATTCCACAACTTTCAGATTTTGGACTTTCAAAATATGCTCTCCCCAGTACTTGGAACACAGCACACCTATTACCCCAAGCCCATGTAAAGAAAGAAGAGCCAAGAGAAGATTTTTCTGTGTGCTTATCACCCAAGGCAGAGCAGTTCTGTATTAATGGGCGTGATCTTTGTCTGGAAGATGACACGGCATATTTAACAGAAGACCAAACGATTTTCCTtcttaacaatgcaaaaaaaagaaa GCAAGCTAATAACATGAATGGACCATCAATGGTGTTGCCATCAAAACAGAACCTAGTTACACCTGGGCAAAAAAGTAAAGTGTGTG ATTATGATTATATGGCTTCACCAGCAGCACCCACTTTCTGCACACCTGGCTTGAAAGTTCCCTCCAGAAAGGACACCATTCTACCCAAATCAGCAGAGAGTAACCAGTCAGATGCATCTAATCGTACAGATGAAGATACTCATCGAGACCATCAGTCTCCGAAAAAAGAACCCAAA CAAGTGTGTGCGGTCCAGATGACACCAAATAAAAGTTACGTAGAAGAAGCTGTTGCTTCTGTCCTGCCATCAAACAAGTATCTGGAATGTCTTGAAACACCTGCTCCTCCTGTAATATCAGACTACAGAAACATACTTGCCACTCCTCCACCAGCTCCTGAAATAACTGTAATTCCAACACAAATTTTGCAG ATTTTATCCAAGTACAACTCAAATGTAGAACCACCTAGATTAGCAGAGAAGGtgaataatgaaggaattgctgCACAGTTTGAAAGAATGCCTACTCTTGGTATCAGTAACAAAGAAAACAG